The following are encoded in a window of Solidesulfovibrio magneticus RS-1 genomic DNA:
- a CDS encoding methyl-accepting chemotaxis protein has translation MRFSDLKIKTKIMTGALALVLITVIFGGLAYTYIGKVSSALIGITDRDAKAVEYATGVERMALNTIMEEKNYLISQSDEAHLRAEQNVKELNSFLDKVDEIARANNIDTLLEKSKIARSETAKYAEKYREGVKSIKENRDAVKEMVRTGNIVGDAAAKFLSMQVSAYTKAQKDGADPATLDKYVQRYIITTNIYELALKIMRAEKEEVNYKDRKSYASMQKMLPELMELYNKLEKITTDPSETQLIKDARTATLIYEKAAASWIKNDDNLNLILQSMSTMGLNVIKQAQAAEEAGYKKLEDAKKAAQATSAEADTIIISTIATAIVLGLAIAFWLASIISRPIIKGVTFAKAVAEGDFNQTLDINQKDEIGVLADALRTMVKELKNKIEYADGVINGITVPCVIGDSSGNILLANQPVIDFFEKDGSPIDFVGTSMGFFAYNDKNKKTITQQALEEKRIIKMDRVEMKTTTGKEKIVNVDASPIYDYNHNVVAGITLFNDVTEVVLQQKLAERAKAEGMLQAAQQLESVVEIVTSASEQLSAQIEQSSRGSEEQARSISETATAMEEMNATVLEVAKNASNAASTADQAKAKAEEGARAVSQVVKGIGQVQNQSQEMKIDMDNLGKQAEGIGQILNVISDIADQTNLLALNAAIEAARAGDAGRGFAVVADEVRKLAEKTMTATKEVGSAIRGIQDGTKKNIENVERTGKNIEEVTSLATNSGDALRQIVTLAEKTTDQVRSIATASEQQSATSEEINRSIESVNRISSETADGMRQSAQAVTELADQAQVLKRLIDEMKSDGGSSSTALPSGKKILALGRG, from the coding sequence ATGCGCTTCAGTGACTTGAAAATCAAAACGAAAATCATGACTGGGGCGCTAGCGCTTGTACTCATAACCGTCATATTCGGCGGCTTAGCCTATACATATATCGGCAAAGTATCCTCTGCCCTTATAGGTATAACCGACCGTGACGCTAAAGCGGTAGAATACGCTACCGGTGTCGAGCGCATGGCCCTCAATACTATCATGGAGGAAAAAAATTATCTTATCAGTCAATCGGATGAAGCACATCTACGGGCCGAACAAAACGTCAAAGAGCTTAATTCATTTCTCGACAAAGTGGATGAAATTGCACGTGCAAACAACATCGACACCCTCTTAGAAAAGTCCAAGATTGCTCGGTCTGAAACAGCAAAATACGCTGAAAAATATAGAGAAGGAGTAAAATCGATTAAAGAAAATCGTGATGCAGTAAAAGAAATGGTTCGCACCGGCAATATCGTCGGAGATGCAGCCGCTAAATTTTTGTCGATGCAGGTATCAGCTTATACCAAGGCTCAAAAAGATGGTGCAGATCCAGCTACTCTTGACAAATACGTACAGCGCTACATAATCACCACAAACATATACGAGCTTGCTCTCAAAATCATGCGCGCCGAAAAAGAGGAAGTGAACTATAAAGACAGAAAATCTTACGCATCGATGCAAAAGATGCTCCCGGAGTTAATGGAGCTCTACAACAAACTGGAAAAGATAACCACCGACCCCAGCGAGACACAACTCATCAAAGATGCCAGAACAGCTACGCTTATTTATGAAAAGGCAGCAGCTTCATGGATAAAAAACGACGACAACTTAAATTTGATTTTACAATCGATGTCAACTATGGGGTTGAATGTTATCAAACAGGCACAAGCAGCAGAAGAAGCCGGCTACAAAAAGCTTGAAGATGCGAAAAAAGCAGCTCAAGCTACAAGCGCGGAAGCTGACACAATAATCATTTCAACAATAGCGACCGCAATAGTTCTTGGGCTAGCTATCGCATTTTGGTTAGCGTCAATAATTAGCAGACCAATAATTAAGGGAGTCACGTTTGCCAAGGCTGTCGCAGAAGGTGATTTCAACCAAACTCTTGATATTAATCAAAAAGATGAAATCGGCGTTTTAGCTGATGCGCTGAGAACCATGGTCAAAGAGCTGAAAAATAAAATCGAGTACGCTGATGGCGTCATAAATGGCATAACCGTTCCGTGTGTGATTGGTGACTCATCTGGCAACATCCTACTCGCCAACCAACCTGTCATAGATTTCTTTGAAAAGGATGGCTCCCCAATAGATTTTGTCGGAACCAGCATGGGCTTCTTTGCCTACAATGACAAAAACAAAAAAACCATTACCCAACAAGCCCTAGAAGAAAAGCGCATTATCAAGATGGATCGCGTCGAAATGAAGACAACGACTGGCAAAGAAAAAATTGTCAACGTTGATGCTTCTCCTATTTACGACTACAACCATAATGTTGTAGCCGGGATAACATTATTTAACGACGTAACAGAAGTCGTACTTCAGCAGAAATTAGCAGAAAGAGCAAAAGCTGAAGGCATGCTTCAAGCAGCACAACAACTTGAAAGTGTTGTAGAAATCGTTACTTCCGCGTCTGAACAATTATCTGCTCAGATTGAACAATCAAGCAGAGGTTCAGAAGAACAAGCGCGCAGCATCTCAGAAACCGCGACAGCGATGGAAGAAATGAACGCAACAGTGCTTGAAGTAGCTAAGAACGCATCAAATGCGGCCTCAACCGCTGATCAGGCAAAAGCCAAAGCGGAAGAAGGAGCACGAGCGGTAAGTCAAGTAGTTAAGGGCATTGGGCAAGTCCAAAACCAATCCCAAGAAATGAAAATTGACATGGACAATCTGGGCAAGCAAGCTGAGGGAATCGGACAGATTCTTAATGTCATATCGGACATAGCTGACCAAACTAACCTTTTGGCTCTTAATGCAGCTATTGAAGCGGCCCGGGCTGGTGACGCCGGACGGGGATTCGCAGTTGTCGCTGACGAGGTCAGGAAACTGGCGGAAAAAACCATGACCGCAACCAAGGAAGTCGGGAGCGCAATCCGCGGCATCCAGGATGGCACTAAGAAGAACATTGAAAACGTGGAGCGCACCGGGAAAAACATCGAAGAGGTCACAAGTCTTGCGACAAACTCCGGTGACGCCTTACGACAAATTGTCACTTTGGCTGAAAAAACTACAGATCAAGTCCGTTCAATTGCTACAGCTTCTGAACAGCAATCGGCTACGAGCGAAGAAATCAATCGTAGCATTGAATCTGTGAATCGAATTTCATCCGAAACAGCTGATGGCATGAGACAATCTGCGCAGGCAGTAACCGAGTTAGCTGACCAAGCTCAAGTCCTTAAGCGACTCATTGACGAGATGAAATCTGACGGCGGATCATCATCCACCGCCCTCCCCTCTGGAAAAAAAATCCTTGCTCTCGGGAGAGGTTAA
- a CDS encoding chemotaxis protein CheW: protein MSEPIMTNQENELLQLVTFGIGEEEFGIDILKVQEIIRIMDITKVPNAPPYVEGVINLRGKVIPVIDLRGRFGLDYRVHDSQTRIIVVDLHAMTTGFVVDEVSEVLRIQSNTVEPPPPVVSGIESEYIKGVGKLDNRLLILLDLDKLVPLEEFTRH, encoded by the coding sequence ATGAGCGAACCAATTATGACCAACCAGGAGAATGAACTTCTCCAGCTTGTGACCTTCGGCATTGGCGAAGAAGAGTTCGGGATTGACATCCTGAAAGTTCAAGAAATTATCCGTATCATGGACATTACTAAAGTTCCAAATGCTCCTCCTTACGTCGAAGGTGTTATCAACCTACGAGGGAAGGTGATACCTGTCATTGATCTCCGAGGTCGATTTGGTCTAGATTATCGTGTCCATGATAGCCAGACCCGTATCATAGTGGTAGATCTTCATGCTATGACAACTGGCTTCGTAGTTGATGAAGTGTCTGAAGTACTTCGCATTCAATCAAACACAGTTGAACCGCCACCACCAGTCGTTTCTGGAATCGAATCGGAGTACATCAAGGGTGTAGGGAAACTTGACAACCGCCTGCTGATCCTTCTCGATCTTGACAAGTTAGTTCCGCTTGAAGAGTTTACGCGCCATTAG